Proteins co-encoded in one Uloborus diversus isolate 005 chromosome 9, Udiv.v.3.1, whole genome shotgun sequence genomic window:
- the LOC129229795 gene encoding uncharacterized protein LOC129229795: MTHAPATAPLTLQCKDCHMKFTRMDNLRRHERSAHGEPIHKCSQCEEAFHQKSNLLRHVRVSHAAGPSKRKCENEGPTPAKKRFRKSRKTALGVFASEFLKPSQENAEDLKMCFEELRPQIRHLLVEEIAEKRAIKWRIVMKAQLSRILGNGDRQTIIHYFGSVTQIELVDHTVPEHLEEVLSKVENSFEEFLKLGSGWTLDHIIHVEVQCAKYTPLAGRSYIPLTKKMQAKKAVLNIQNEDDKCLVWCLIAHKMNTSRKDHAERVSNYTPHESTIKMDGVEFPVPLTKIPSIEKMNDLRINVFGCEEAEIFPLYISKREDEDVVNLLLIANEETQHYCLIRDMSRLISSFSKHNGKCHICCRCLHRFSSERLLKEHHEFCKDLSPQRVNLPKEGENILKFENIHYQHPLPYAIYADFESIIVPLHSATPEDSTSYMENVARHEACGYAYVVVGPDGKAIKPVTVYRGPDAAVHFVENLLDERAEIAEQMMDVKPMSLSPQEEQDFKAASQCHICRGKLGADRVRDHDHLSGRYRGAAHNQCNLKFRLRKMIPVLFHNLKNYDAHHIVKTLGAFKDYEYEVIPTNMEKYISFSIAPRGEKRGEKVKLVFLDSYQFLPTSLEKLVSNMPPADFKLLQNSIPHDKIHLLLRKGVYPYEYMDSFLKFEETSLPPITAFFSTLSNCGISSEDYQHAQTVWKEFQLKSLGEYHDLYVKSDVLQLGDIFQNFRELCQRYYSIDCLNLFTVPALSWQACLKMTQQPLELFTDIDMHLFIERGIRGGISIITKRHASANNKYMENFDPTKPSSYIVYLDANNLYGWAMSQSLPYGDFRWEDVSHVSEEWLATISSDSDRGYILEVDLIYDESLHDMHNFYPLAAEKLQIQEDMLSPAAQEILNRLHGDRKFKGCEKLVPNLKDKKNYIVHYRNLQLYISLGLKLGKVHKVLSFRQKAWLKPYIEFNTEKRKNAKNSFEKDFFKLLNNSVYGKTMENMRNRADVQLVHEDRWAKKLVAAPSFKSFKIFTEELVGVERVKTSILLNRPLYVGYTILELSKVLMTDFHYNHIVQVYGEKAELLFSDTDSLMYNIYTEDFYQDMKMNQHLYDTSDYPPTHPLYSTKNKKKIGCFKDEMNGCIIEEFVGLRAKMYSIKSEGGNEKKTAKGVARQVVAQKMKHADYLRCLKEGRLTREKMMKIGSDCHQLYTQKLSKIALSPFDDKRYLLEDGIHSYAYGHYRIPNT, from the coding sequence ATGACGCATGCTCCTGCGACTGCTCCACTCACCTTGCAATGCAAGGACTGTCATATGAAGTTCACTAGAATGGACAATTTGCGAAGGCACGAACGATCGGCTCACGGAGAGCCTATTCACAAGTGCTCCCAATGCGAAGAAGCATTTCATCAAAAATCCAATTTATTGCGGCATGTGAGAGTTTCACATGCTGCGGGTCCATCAAAACGGAAATGTGAAAATGAGGGTCCCACCCCCGCCAAAAAAAGGTTCAGAAAATCACGAAAAACTGCCCTAGGCGTTTTTGCCTCGGAATTTTTGAAACCATCTCAAGAAAATGCCGaggatttgaaaatgtgtttcgAGGAACTACGGCCACAAATTCGTCATCTCCTCGTTGAAGAAATTGCAGAGAAGCGCGCCATCAAGTGGCGCATAGTTATGAAGGCACAGCTCTCGCGCATTCTTGGAAACGGAGATAGACAAACCATCATCCACTACTTTGGTAGTGTGACCCAGATTGAATTGGTGGATCACACGGTTCCAGAGCATTTGGAGGAGGTCCTATCCAAGGTGGAAAATAGTTTCGAAGAATTTTTGAAGCTTGGTTCGGGGTGGACCCTCGATCACATTATTCACGTCGAGGTACAATGTGCGAAATACACACCACTGGCAGGACGCAGTTATATTCCGCTCACTAAAAAGATGCAGGCGAAAAAAGCGGTTCTCAACATTCAGAATGAAGATGATAAGTGTTTGGTGTGGTGCCTGATAGCCCACAAGATGAACACTTCACGAAAAGATCATGCAGAACGAGTTTCCAACTATACGCCACACGAAAGCACCATCAAGATGGATGGAGTGGAATTTCCCGTCCCCCTCACCAAAATTCCATCCATCGAGAAGATGAATGATCTGCGAATTAATGTCTTCGGATGCGAAGAAGCAGAAATATTCCCATTATACATCTCCAAACGGGAAGATGAAGATGTAGTCAACCTGCTACTCATCGCCAATGAGGAGACGCAGCACTACTGCCTCATCCGAGACATGTCACGTCTTATATCCAGCTTCTCCAAACATAATGGAAAATGTCATATTTGTTGCCGCTGCCTGCATCGTTTCTCCAGTGAACGTCTGTTAAAAGAACATCACGAGTTCTGCAAAGACTTGAGTCCGCAGAGGGTAAACTTACCCAAGGAGGGGGAGaatattttgaagtttgaaaatattcattatcaGCACCCCCTCCCCTATGCCATCTACGCGGACTTTGAGTCGATCATCGTCCCGCTGCATTCGGCAACACCTGAAGATTCAACATCCTACATGGAGAATGTAGCTCGCCATGAAGCGTGTGGATACGCATATGTGGTTGTCGGCCCCGACGGGAAAGCCATCAAGCCTGTCACAGTTTACCGGGGTCCCGACGCTGCGGTTCATTTCGTGGAAAATTTGTTGGATGAGCGGGCCGAAATTGCAGAGCAGATGATGGACGTGAAGCCGATGTCCCTTTCCCCTCAGGAAGAGCAAGATTTTAAAGCAGCATCACAATGCCATATTTGTCGTGGAAAACTTGGAGCCGACAGAGTGAGAGACCACGATCACCTCTCTGGAAGATATCGTGGTGCTGCGCACAATCAGTGCAATTTGAAGTTCCGTTTGAGGAAAATGATCCCCGTATTGTTTCATAACCTTAAAAATTATGATGCTCATCATATTGTGAAAACCTTAGGCGCATTTAAGGATTATGAATACGAGGTGATTCCGACAAACATGGAAAAATACATCTCCTTCTCGATTGCGCCTAGAGGGGAGAAACGAGGGGAAAAGGTAAAGCTCGTCTTTCTTGACAGCTATCAGTTTCTACCGACGTCGCTGGAGAAATTAGTGAGCAATATGCCGCCTGCCGATTTCAAGCTCTTACAGAATAGTATACCGCACGATAAGATCCACCTCCTACTTAGAAAAGGGGTCTACCCCTATGAATATATGGATTCTTTCCTGAAGTTTGAAGAAACATCACTTCCTCCGATAACGGCATTTTTCAGCACGCTGTCTAATTGTGGTATTTCTTCCGAGGACTATCAACATGCTCAAACAGTTTGGAAGGAATTTCAACTGAAGTCGCTCGGAGAGTATCACGATTTATACGTGAAAAGTGACGTCCTCCAACTCGGAGATATATTCCAAAACTTCAGGGAATTATGCCAAAGATATTATTCAATCGACTGCCTGAACCTGTTCACTGTCCCGGCCTTGTCATGGCAAGCCTGCCTGAAAATGACCCAACAGCCGTTGGAATTATTTACAGACATCGATATGCATCTTTTCATCGAACGTGGGATTCGCGGAGGGATATCCATTATCACCAAAAGACATGCCTCCGCGAATAATAAATATATGGAAAATTTCGACCCCACGAAGCCGTCCAGCTATATAGTTTACTTGGATGCAAACAACTTGTATGGCTGGGCGATGAGCCAATCGCTGCCCTATGGCGATTTTCGATGGGAAGATGTGAGTCATGTGAGCGAAGAATGGCTGGCAACAATCAGCAGTGACAGTGACAGGGGCTATATTCTGGAGGTGGATTTGATTTATGATGAAAGTCTACACGATATGCACAATTTTTACCCTCTCGCAGCGGAGAAACTACAAATCCAGGAAGATATGCTGTCCCCCGCTGCCCAAGAAATTCTCAACCGACTCCATGGCGATCGAAAATTTAAAGGATGTGAAAAACTAGTTCCCAACCTCAAGGACAAGAAAAATTATATAGTGCACTACAGAAACCTGCAATTGTACATTTCCCTAGGACTGAAGTTGGGAAAAGTGCACAAAGTCCTAAGTTTTCGTCAGAAAGCTTGGTTAAAGCCATACATTGAGTTTAATACagagaaaaggaaaaatgcaaagaATTCATTCgagaaagattttttcaaattattaaataactCAGTGTATGGTAAAACCATGGAAAATATGAGGAATCGTGCTGACGTACAACTGGTGCATGAAGATCGTTGGGCCAAGAAACTTGTTGCGGCACCCAGCTTCaagtcatttaaaattttcacagaaGAGTTGGTTGGAGTTGAGAGGGTAAAAACATCAATTCTTCTGAACCGCCCTCTGTACGTGGGCTATACAATCCTGGAGCTGAGCAAGGTTTTGATGACAGACTTTCATTATAATCATATCGTGCAGGTATACGGGGAGAAGGCTGAGCTATTATTCAGTGATACAGATTCccttatgtataatatttatacAGAAGATTTTTATCAAGATATGAAGATGAACCAACACCTATACGACACCTCGGATTATCCTCCCACACATCCCCTCTATTCGACGAAAAATAAGAAGAAGATCGGGTGCTTCAAGGATGAGATGAATGGTTGTATCATTGAAGAGTTCGTCGGCTTGCGTGCAAAAATGTACTCCATAAAATCTGAAGGAGGAAATGAGAAGAAAACAGCTAAAGGAGTTGCACGTCAAGTCGTCGCACAGAAAATGAAGCACGCCGACTATCTGAGGTGTCTGAAGGAAGGACGTTTGACTAgggaaaaaatgatgaaaattggAAGCGATTGCCATCAGCTGTATACGCAGAAACTTAGCAAAATTGCTCTCTCCCCATTCGACGACAAGAGATACCTTTTGGAAGATGGCATCCATTCATATGCCTATGGACACTATCGAATCCCAAACACCTGA